One genomic segment of Caldilineales bacterium includes these proteins:
- a CDS encoding ABC transporter ATP-binding protein/permease, giving the protein MANTHEFEEEEFSSQFNGQTFWRTLAQTKLHWPMVAGFLAAIALVSVTDSYFTYLSKRMVDEGIVPGNRAALVGIVTQYGVLIVVQAVAVFVFIYLAGVLGERVQYDVRRQMFNHLQELSFSYYDRTPVGWIMSRLTSDSERIAWLVSWGMLDVVWGVMNIGAALFFMARINWQLTLIVSAMIPILLVVAVQFKKRILVQFRQVRKFNSKITGQYNENITGVRVVKALGREDANLSEFAALSEQRFGSGYRAAWLSALFLPAVQIISAFAVGAVVVRSGLQAEMATAAGVMTIGGIQAFVSYITFMMWPIQDLARVYSETQHAIASAERVFSLIDAEPEVKDRAETLDPGTLRGDIEFEGVDFYYSADKPVLRGFNLRVRQGETIAIVGPTGSGKSTIINLICRFYEPKAGVIRIGGRDYTELSLHAIQSRLGIVLQTPHLFSGTIRENLRYGRLAASDEEIEAAARLAGAHDFIITLEKGYDEQVGEGGVLLSVGQKQLISLARAVLAEPDIFIMDEATSSVDTITESLIQRGMEEVMAGRTSFVIAHRLSTIRRADRILVIEQGRIIEMGSHAELIRQQGRYYRLYTRQFRQEMEQQVDVFQAYRAVLPQAALN; this is encoded by the coding sequence ATGGCCAATACACACGAATTCGAAGAAGAAGAATTTAGTTCGCAGTTCAACGGGCAGACGTTCTGGCGGACGCTGGCGCAGACGAAGCTGCACTGGCCGATGGTGGCCGGCTTCCTCGCGGCCATCGCCCTCGTCTCGGTCACGGACTCCTATTTCACCTACCTGAGCAAGCGCATGGTGGATGAGGGCATCGTGCCCGGCAACCGCGCGGCGCTGGTGGGCATCGTGACGCAGTACGGCGTCCTCATCGTCGTCCAGGCAGTGGCGGTCTTCGTCTTCATCTACCTGGCCGGGGTGCTGGGCGAGCGCGTGCAATACGATGTGCGCCGCCAGATGTTCAACCATCTCCAAGAGCTTTCTTTCTCCTACTACGACCGCACGCCCGTGGGCTGGATCATGTCACGGCTGACCTCGGATTCCGAGCGCATCGCCTGGTTGGTCAGTTGGGGGATGCTGGATGTGGTGTGGGGGGTGATGAATATCGGCGCCGCCCTCTTCTTCATGGCCCGCATCAACTGGCAGTTGACGCTGATTGTTTCGGCCATGATCCCCATCCTGCTGGTGGTGGCCGTGCAGTTCAAGAAGCGGATCTTGGTGCAGTTCCGGCAGGTGCGCAAGTTCAACTCCAAGATCACCGGCCAGTACAACGAGAATATCACCGGCGTGCGCGTGGTCAAGGCCCTGGGTCGCGAGGACGCCAACCTGTCCGAGTTCGCCGCCCTCTCCGAGCAGCGTTTTGGCTCCGGCTATCGCGCTGCCTGGCTGTCGGCCTTGTTCTTGCCGGCGGTGCAGATCATCAGCGCCTTTGCCGTGGGGGCGGTGGTCGTCCGCAGCGGTTTGCAGGCCGAGATGGCGACGGCGGCGGGGGTGATGACCATCGGCGGCATCCAGGCATTCGTCTCCTATATCACCTTTATGATGTGGCCGATCCAGGACCTGGCCCGCGTCTATTCCGAGACCCAACATGCCATTGCTTCGGCCGAGCGCGTGTTCTCGTTGATCGACGCCGAGCCGGAAGTGAAGGACCGGGCAGAGACGCTCGATCCCGGCACCTTGCGCGGGGACATCGAATTCGAGGGCGTCGATTTCTATTACAGCGCCGACAAGCCCGTGCTGCGCGGCTTCAACCTGCGCGTCCGCCAGGGCGAGACCATCGCCATCGTCGGCCCCACCGGCAGCGGCAAATCGACCATCATCAACCTCATCTGCCGTTTCTACGAACCCAAGGCCGGGGTCATCCGCATCGGCGGCCGCGACTACACTGAACTCTCGCTGCACGCCATCCAATCGCGGCTGGGCATCGTCTTGCAGACGCCGCACTTGTTCTCCGGCACGATTCGCGAGAACCTGCGCTATGGGCGGCTGGCCGCCAGCGACGAGGAGATCGAGGCCGCAGCCAGGCTGGCCGGCGCCCATGACTTCATCATCACGCTGGAAAAAGGCTATGACGAGCAGGTGGGCGAGGGCGGTGTGCTGCTCTCGGTCGGCCAGAAGCAGTTGATCAGCCTGGCGCGGGCGGTGCTGGCCGAGCCTGATATCTTCATCATGGACGAGGCCACCAGCTCGGTCGATACGATCACCGAATCGCTGATCCAGCGCGGGATGGAGGAGGTGATGGCGGGGCGCACGAGTTTCGTCATCGCCCACCGCTTGTCCACCATCCGCCGCGCCGACCGCATCCTGGTGATCGAGCAGGGCCGCATCATCGAGATGGGGTCGCACGCTGAGTTGATCCGCCAGCAAGGGCGCTACTATCGGCTCTACACCCGCCAGTTCCGCCAGGAGATGGAGCAGCAGGTGGATGTGTTCCAGGCCTATAGGGCGGTGCTGCCGCAGGCGGCGCTAAACTGA
- a CDS encoding ABC transporter ATP-binding protein/permease codes for MAGYQGLYLAATLLLGLAALAKTATYLLLSYFVDDVLGKGVGWQILALVGLGFVGLALLEGAFTFLSGRWSAETAERTAQRLRNYLFDHLQRLSFSYHDRMQTGELIQRCSSDVEAVRRFYADQAIGLGRILLLFFVNFLAIAYLDLTLALISIIVIPPVIVVSIFFFRRVSNRYETYQEQEARLSTVLQENLSGVRVVKAFARQAYERDKFEVENDQKFRMGRRLMLMHSLFWPSSDILCGAQMLAGFTIAALMAIAGRITVGEYLAYAGMLIWIIWPMRNLGRLIVQASTGLVSFGRVSEIIAEEREPLTAGSHRPQAPVRGDIAFEDVSFAYDAAAAPVLDHISFHCAPGQSVALLGSTGSGKTSLVNLLPRFYDYTAGSIRLDGVELKDYPRDFLRSQIGIVEQEPFLFSRTIGENIAYGVGRDVSQDEVIAAAEAAAIHDSILSFPDGYNTLVGEKGITLSGGQKQRVAIARALLRDPRILILDDATSSVDTETEGEIREALSRLMAGRSTFIIAHRIQTVMTADLILVLDKGRIVQGGSHADLLAHTDGIYRRIFEVQTQIEEALEQELMGG; via the coding sequence ATGGCCGGCTACCAGGGCCTCTATCTGGCTGCCACCCTCTTGCTGGGGCTGGCCGCGCTGGCCAAGACCGCCACCTACCTGCTGCTGAGCTATTTCGTCGACGATGTACTGGGGAAGGGCGTCGGCTGGCAGATCCTGGCCCTGGTGGGCCTGGGCTTCGTCGGCCTGGCGCTGCTCGAAGGCGCTTTCACCTTCCTCAGCGGGCGCTGGTCGGCCGAAACAGCCGAACGCACGGCCCAACGGCTGCGCAACTATCTCTTCGACCACCTCCAGCGCCTGAGCTTCAGCTATCACGATCGCATGCAGACCGGCGAGCTGATCCAACGCTGCTCGTCGGATGTGGAGGCCGTGCGCCGCTTCTATGCCGACCAGGCCATCGGCTTGGGCCGCATCCTCCTGCTCTTCTTCGTCAACTTCCTCGCCATCGCCTATCTCGACCTGACGCTGGCCCTGATCTCGATCATCGTCATCCCCCCGGTCATCGTCGTCTCCATCTTCTTCTTCCGCCGCGTCTCCAATCGCTACGAAACCTATCAGGAGCAGGAAGCCAGGCTATCGACCGTGTTGCAAGAGAATCTGAGCGGGGTGCGGGTGGTCAAAGCCTTTGCCCGGCAAGCCTACGAACGCGACAAGTTCGAGGTCGAGAACGATCAGAAGTTCCGCATGGGCCGGCGGCTGATGCTGATGCACTCGTTGTTTTGGCCCAGCTCCGACATCCTCTGCGGCGCCCAGATGCTGGCCGGGTTCACCATCGCCGCCCTCATGGCCATTGCTGGCCGCATCACCGTGGGCGAATATCTGGCCTATGCCGGGATGCTGATCTGGATCATCTGGCCGATGCGCAACCTGGGCAGACTGATCGTCCAGGCTTCCACCGGGCTGGTCTCGTTCGGGCGCGTCTCCGAGATCATCGCCGAGGAGCGGGAGCCGCTGACTGCCGGCAGCCATCGGCCGCAGGCGCCTGTGCGCGGCGACATCGCCTTCGAAGATGTCAGCTTTGCCTACGATGCTGCGGCTGCGCCGGTGCTCGACCACATCAGCTTCCACTGCGCGCCCGGCCAGAGCGTGGCCTTGCTCGGCTCCACCGGCTCCGGCAAGACCTCGCTCGTCAATCTGCTGCCTCGCTTCTACGACTACACCGCCGGCAGCATCCGGCTGGATGGCGTCGAGCTGAAGGACTACCCGCGCGACTTCCTGCGCTCGCAGATCGGCATCGTCGAGCAGGAGCCGTTCTTGTTCTCGCGCACGATCGGCGAGAACATCGCTTACGGCGTTGGCCGAGATGTATCGCAGGATGAGGTGATCGCTGCCGCCGAGGCCGCCGCCATCCACGACAGCATCCTCAGCTTCCCCGATGGCTACAACACGCTGGTGGGCGAGAAGGGGATCACGCTTTCGGGCGGGCAGAAGCAGCGGGTGGCCATCGCCCGCGCCCTCTTGCGCGACCCGCGCATCCTCATCCTCGATGACGCCACCTCGTCGGTGGATACCGAGACCGAGGGCGAGATCCGGGAGGCGTTGAGCCGTCTCATGGCCGGGCGCAGCACCTTCATCATCGCCCACCGCATCCAAACCGTGATGACCGCCGACCTCATCCTGGTGCTGGACAAGGGCAGGATCGTGCAGGGCGGCAGCCACGCCGACCTGTTGGCCCACACCGACGGCATCTACCGCCGCATCTTCGAGGTGCAGACGCAGATCGAGGAGGCGTTGGAGCAGGAGTTGATGGGGGGGTGA
- the mgtE gene encoding magnesium transporter translates to MEQNALEKVLSQLREVLERDDLPAAAGILEQMHPADQADLFEELAESDQVALLPELATEDSADILEEMDEEQAAELVAALDVQDAIRIVGEMEPDEAADLLGDLEPEQAQEVLAGIDDADEVRPLMLHPDESAGGRMTSSFLALRRRTTVAEAIEAFRQWRPSAETIYYLYVVDRFGKLAGVVSLRQLLSAPPAALIMDIMAAGVVSVRAGEDQEEVARLLRRHNFLALPVVDADDKLLGVVTVDDVMTVQEEEVTEDFQRFGGAQPLDRPYLNTGSLVVMRKRIGWLLLLFLTETLTGSVLRHFESEIQAVVSLSFFIPLLIGTGGNAGSQTTSTIIRALALGEINLGDALRTLSHEVLAGVLLGLVMALVAYFRALTWGSGQPLALTVSLSIFAIVVWANGLGSLLPMLAVRLGVDPALVSGPVMSTMVDATGLFIYFTVAAVILGLS, encoded by the coding sequence GTGGAACAGAATGCCCTCGAAAAAGTCCTTAGCCAATTACGAGAGGTGCTGGAGCGCGACGATCTTCCCGCCGCCGCCGGCATCCTGGAACAGATGCACCCAGCCGACCAGGCCGACCTGTTCGAGGAACTGGCAGAGTCGGATCAGGTGGCGCTGCTACCCGAACTGGCTACTGAAGACTCGGCCGATATCCTGGAAGAGATGGACGAGGAGCAGGCGGCCGAACTGGTGGCGGCGCTGGATGTGCAGGATGCCATCCGCATCGTCGGGGAGATGGAGCCGGACGAGGCCGCCGACCTCCTGGGCGATCTGGAGCCAGAGCAGGCCCAAGAGGTGTTGGCGGGCATCGACGACGCCGATGAGGTGCGGCCGCTGATGCTCCACCCCGACGAGAGCGCCGGCGGCCGCATGACCTCCTCCTTTCTGGCCCTCCGCCGCCGCACCACCGTCGCCGAGGCGATCGAGGCGTTTCGGCAGTGGCGGCCCAGCGCCGAGACGATCTACTATCTGTACGTGGTGGATCGCTTCGGCAAGCTGGCGGGCGTCGTCAGTCTGCGCCAATTGCTTTCGGCCCCGCCCGCCGCCCTGATCATGGACATCATGGCGGCGGGGGTGGTGTCGGTGCGGGCTGGCGAAGACCAGGAAGAAGTCGCCCGACTGCTCCGCCGCCACAACTTCCTGGCCCTACCGGTGGTCGATGCCGATGACAAGCTCCTGGGCGTGGTCACGGTCGATGACGTGATGACCGTACAAGAGGAAGAGGTGACGGAGGACTTCCAGCGCTTTGGTGGGGCGCAGCCGCTCGACCGCCCCTACCTGAACACCGGCTCTTTGGTAGTTATGCGCAAACGCATCGGCTGGCTGCTGTTGCTCTTCCTCACCGAGACGCTCACCGGCAGTGTGTTGCGCCATTTCGAGAGCGAAATCCAGGCGGTCGTGTCCCTCTCGTTCTTCATTCCCCTGCTCATCGGCACCGGCGGCAATGCCGGCTCGCAGACCACCAGCACCATCATCCGCGCCCTGGCCCTGGGCGAGATCAATCTTGGCGACGCCCTGCGCACCCTCAGCCACGAAGTGTTGGCGGGCGTCTTGCTGGGTCTGGTGATGGCCTTGGTCGCCTACTTCCGCGCCCTCACCTGGGGCTCCGGCCAGCCGCTGGCCCTGACCGTTTCCCTCTCCATCTTCGCCATCGTCGTCTGGGCCAATGGGCTGGGTTCACTCCTGCCCATGCTGGCCGTCCGCCTGGGCGTCGATCCCGCCCTCGTCTCCGGCCCGGTGATGAGCACGATGGTGGATGCCACCGGGCTGTTCATCTATTTCACCGTGGCGGCGGTCATTTTGGGGCTTTCATAG
- a CDS encoding type II toxin-antitoxin system RelE/ParE family toxin: MIKSFVDSETEKVFRGRFSRTLPHDIQRTVRRKLIYLDEADNLQDLLAPPGNRLEALQGDRSGQHSIRINDQWRICFVWKQPHAYNVEINDYHSFP; the protein is encoded by the coding sequence GTGATTAAGAGCTTTGTCGACTCAGAAACCGAGAAGGTTTTTCGTGGTAGATTCTCCCGGACTCTCCCACATGATATCCAGAGAACCGTGCGACGGAAGCTCATTTATCTGGACGAAGCTGATAATTTGCAGGACTTGCTCGCGCCACCTGGCAATCGGCTGGAAGCCCTTCAAGGTGACCGATCTGGTCAGCACAGCATCCGCATCAACGATCAATGGCGTATCTGCTTCGTGTGGAAGCAACCCCATGCCTACAACGTCGAGATCAACGACTATCACTCATTCCCATGA
- a CDS encoding HigA family addiction module antidote protein, translating to MTNLPPVHPGEVLLEDFMKPLGLSQYRVAMDIGVTPLRISQIVHGKRAITVDTALRLARYFGTTPGIWLRLQARYDLEVAQEKLADQINREVKVLRPVAA from the coding sequence ATGACGAATCTACCCCCTGTTCACCCCGGCGAAGTGCTGCTCGAAGACTTCATGAAGCCGCTGGGCCTTAGCCAGTATCGGGTGGCGATGGACATCGGCGTTACACCATTGCGCATTAGCCAGATTGTGCATGGTAAGCGTGCCATCACAGTCGATACCGCCCTCCGTTTGGCGCGCTATTTTGGCACCACACCCGGTATTTGGCTGCGTTTGCAGGCCCGTTATGATCTGGAAGTCGCGCAGGAAAAGCTGGCGGATCAGATCAACCGTGAAGTCAAGGTATTGAGGCCGGTCGCCGCCTGA
- a CDS encoding histidine triad nucleotide-binding protein: MSDCIFCKILAGDIPATVVYRDETVTAFRDIHPATPIHILIVPNRHVDDIRDPRALAPDLLPAMFGAANRVAQEEGVGESGYRLLLNYGPDAALTVPHLHLHVLGGRPLGPMVMPAR; the protein is encoded by the coding sequence ATGAGCGACTGCATCTTCTGCAAAATCCTGGCCGGCGACATCCCCGCCACCGTCGTCTATCGCGACGAAACCGTCACCGCCTTTCGCGACATCCATCCGGCGACGCCGATCCACATCCTGATCGTCCCCAACCGGCATGTGGACGACATCCGCGACCCCCGCGCCCTGGCGCCCGACCTGCTCCCGGCCATGTTCGGGGCCGCCAACCGCGTGGCCCAGGAGGAGGGCGTGGGCGAATCGGGCTACCGGCTGCTGCTCAATTACGGCCCCGACGCCGCCCTGACCGTGCCCCACCTGCATCTGCACGTCTTGGGCGGGCGGCCGTTGGGGCCGATGGTCATGCCGGCGCGTTGA
- the mtaB gene encoding tRNA (N(6)-L-threonylcarbamoyladenosine(37)-C(2))-methylthiotransferase MtaB, with the protein MDVFLTTLGCRLNEAEIASWARGFQAAGHRIAPSPERAQVLLLNTCAVTAEAARKSRQFVNRLHRQNPSARLVVTGCYAELEPAAVASLMGVDLVVGNGDKDRLVELVGEQLDLDAMPGLAAEPDGAHVYPGSRTRAFVKVQDGCRNRCAFCIVTIARGDERSRPIAAVVAEINALHEAGYQEAVLTGVHLGGYGSDLGTDLATLVAAILRQTAIPRLRLSSLEPWDLPPDFLALWDSPRLMPHLHLPLQSGCDSTLRRMARRCDTAAYARLVEAARAAIPGLTLTTDLIVGFPGETEAEWSATMAFVPQVGFGHIHIFSFSPRQGTTAARLRGQIPAATQHDRSRQLHALAAGMKADHLAAHLGQTRPVLWEGPGPSLPDGQRLWSGYTDNYLRVETVVEASTSLDNCITPAHLTHLGGHPADHLLSAHILP; encoded by the coding sequence ATGGACGTCTTCCTCACCACCCTCGGCTGCCGGCTCAACGAGGCCGAAATCGCCTCCTGGGCGCGCGGCTTTCAGGCCGCCGGCCACCGCATCGCCCCCTCGCCCGAACGCGCCCAGGTGCTGCTCCTGAACACCTGCGCCGTCACAGCCGAGGCCGCCCGCAAATCGCGGCAATTCGTCAACCGCCTCCACCGCCAGAACCCCAGCGCCCGCCTGGTCGTCACCGGCTGCTACGCTGAACTGGAGCCAGCCGCCGTGGCCTCGCTCATGGGCGTCGATCTCGTGGTCGGCAACGGCGACAAAGACCGGCTGGTGGAGCTGGTGGGCGAGCAGCTCGACCTGGACGCCATGCCCGGCCTGGCCGCCGAACCCGACGGCGCCCATGTCTATCCGGGCAGCCGCACACGGGCCTTTGTCAAGGTGCAGGACGGCTGCCGCAACCGCTGCGCCTTCTGCATCGTCACCATCGCCCGTGGGGATGAGCGCAGCCGCCCCATCGCCGCGGTGGTGGCCGAGATCAACGCCCTCCACGAAGCCGGCTACCAGGAAGCCGTGCTGACCGGCGTCCACCTGGGCGGCTACGGCAGCGATCTGGGGACCGACCTGGCCACCCTCGTCGCTGCCATCCTCCGGCAGACGGCCATCCCCCGCCTTCGCCTCTCCTCGCTAGAGCCGTGGGACCTGCCGCCCGACTTCCTCGCCCTCTGGGACTCGCCCCGGCTGATGCCCCACCTGCACCTGCCCTTGCAGAGCGGCTGCGACAGCACCCTGCGCCGGATGGCCCGCCGCTGCGACACCGCCGCCTACGCCCGCCTGGTCGAAGCCGCCCGCGCGGCCATCCCCGGCCTCACCCTCACCACCGATCTCATCGTCGGTTTCCCCGGCGAGACCGAGGCCGAATGGTCGGCGACGATGGCTTTCGTGCCGCAGGTCGGCTTCGGGCACATCCACATCTTCAGCTTCTCGCCCCGCCAGGGCACCACGGCCGCCCGGCTGCGCGGCCAAATCCCGGCCGCCACACAACACGACCGCAGTCGCCAACTGCACGCTCTGGCCGCCGGCATGAAGGCCGACCATCTCGCCGCCCACCTGGGCCAGACCCGGCCCGTGCTGTGGGAAGGCCCCGGCCCCTCCCTGCCCGACGGTCAGCGCCTGTGGTCGGGCTACACCGACAACTACCTTCGCGTCGAGACCGTCGTCGAAGCCTCGACCAGCCTGGACAACTGCATCACCCCCGCCCATCTGACCCACCTGGGCGGCCACCCCGCCGATCACCTCCTCTCCGCCCACATCCTGCCATGA